In the genome of Vanacampus margaritifer isolate UIUO_Vmar chromosome 1, RoL_Vmar_1.0, whole genome shotgun sequence, one region contains:
- the ppdpfa gene encoding pancreatic progenitor cell differentiation and proliferation factor A, whose translation MAAIPSSGSLIATHDYYRRRIGSTSSNSSCSSAEFSGEVIPHHPGLPRQDSGHWWTSFFFAKPGAESQKNGSYTVANGQVTCIAREMLLKRQLSENGDVGKFEPLSPPAPPPPPASSPSSS comes from the exons ATGGCAGCAATTCCATCAAGCGGCTCCCTCATCGCCACCCATGATTACTACAGAA GGCGCATCGGGTCCACGTCCAGCAACAGCTCGTGTAGCAGCGCTGAGTTCTCGGGAGAGGTCATCCCACACCACCCTG GACTTCCACGACAAGACTCTGGCCACTGGTGGACCTCCTTTTTCTTTGCAAAACCCGGAGCCGAAAGCCAAAA AAACGGAAGCTACACAGTGGCCAACGGTCAGGTGACCTGCATCGCCAGGGAAATGCTTCTGAAGCGGCAGCTCAGTGAAAACGGCGACGTCGGCAAGTTTGAGCCCTTAAGCCCgcctgcgccgccgccgccgccagccTCCTCGCCCTCTTCCTCCTAG